From Zalophus californianus isolate mZalCal1 chromosome 16, mZalCal1.pri.v2, whole genome shotgun sequence, one genomic window encodes:
- the NAT9 gene encoding N-acetyltransferase 9 isoform X1: protein MRSNENTLLLGKKVVLVPYTAEHVPRYHEWMKSEELQRLTASEPLTLEQEYSMQRSWREDTAKCTFIVLDAEKWQARLSTTEESCMAGDVNLFLTDLGDPSLGEIEVMIAEPSCRGKGFGTEAVLMMMSYGVTKLGLTKFEAKIGQGNEPSIRMFQKLHFEQVAVSSVFQEVTFRLIVNEHERQWLLEQTSHVEEKCYRDGSSESH, encoded by the exons ATGAGGTCAAACGAGAACACCTTGCTGCTGGGGAAGAAGGTGGTGCTGGTACCCTACACCGCAGAGCACGTGCCTAG GTACCACGAGTGGATGAAATCTGAGGAGCTGCAGCGTTTGACCGCCTCCGAGCCACTGACACTGGAGCAGGAGTATTCGATGCAGCGGAGCTGGCGGGAGGACACGGCCA AGTGCACGTTCATTGTGCTGGATGCAGAGAAGTGGCAGGCCCGGCTGAGCACCACTGAAGAGAGCTGCATGGCGGGAGATGTAAACCTCTTTCTCACAGATCTAGGGGACCCTTCCCTGGGGGAGATTGAGGTCATGATCGCAG AGCCCAGCTGCAGGGGCAAAGGCTTTGGCACCGAGGCTGTTCTCATGATGATGTCATATG GAGTGACCAAACTAGGTCTGACCAAGTTTGAGGCTAAAATTGGGCAAGGAAATGAACCGAGTATCCGGATGTTCCAGAAGCTGCACTTTGAGCAG GTGGCCGTGAGCAGCGTCTTCCAAGAGGTGACGTTTAGGCTGATAGTGAACGAGCATGAGCGGCAGTGGCTTCTGGAGCAGACCAGCCATGTGGAAGAGAAGTGCTATAGAGATGGGTCGTCGGAGTCCCACTGA
- the NAT9 gene encoding N-acetyltransferase 9 isoform X2, with product MRSNENTLLLGKKVVLVPYTAEHVPRYHEWMKSEELQRLTASEPLTLEQEYSMQRSWREDTAKCTFIVLDAEKWQARLSTTEESCMAGDVNLFLTDLGDPSLGEIEVMIAEPSCRGKGFGTEAVLMMMSYVTKLGLTKFEAKIGQGNEPSIRMFQKLHFEQVAVSSVFQEVTFRLIVNEHERQWLLEQTSHVEEKCYRDGSSESH from the exons ATGAGGTCAAACGAGAACACCTTGCTGCTGGGGAAGAAGGTGGTGCTGGTACCCTACACCGCAGAGCACGTGCCTAG GTACCACGAGTGGATGAAATCTGAGGAGCTGCAGCGTTTGACCGCCTCCGAGCCACTGACACTGGAGCAGGAGTATTCGATGCAGCGGAGCTGGCGGGAGGACACGGCCA AGTGCACGTTCATTGTGCTGGATGCAGAGAAGTGGCAGGCCCGGCTGAGCACCACTGAAGAGAGCTGCATGGCGGGAGATGTAAACCTCTTTCTCACAGATCTAGGGGACCCTTCCCTGGGGGAGATTGAGGTCATGATCGCAG AGCCCAGCTGCAGGGGCAAAGGCTTTGGCACCGAGGCTGTTCTCATGATGATGTCATATG TGACCAAACTAGGTCTGACCAAGTTTGAGGCTAAAATTGGGCAAGGAAATGAACCGAGTATCCGGATGTTCCAGAAGCTGCACTTTGAGCAG GTGGCCGTGAGCAGCGTCTTCCAAGAGGTGACGTTTAGGCTGATAGTGAACGAGCATGAGCGGCAGTGGCTTCTGGAGCAGACCAGCCATGTGGAAGAGAAGTGCTATAGAGATGGGTCGTCGGAGTCCCACTGA
- the NAT9 gene encoding N-acetyltransferase 9 isoform X3, translating into MRSNENTLLLGKKVVLVPYTAEHVPRYHEWMKSEELQRLTASEPLTLEQEYSMQRSWREDTAKCTFIVLDAEKWQARLSTTEESCMAGDVNLFLTDLGDPSLGEIEVMIAEPSCRGKGFGTEAVLMMMSYGLTKFEAKIGQGNEPSIRMFQKLHFEQVAVSSVFQEVTFRLIVNEHERQWLLEQTSHVEEKCYRDGSSESH; encoded by the exons ATGAGGTCAAACGAGAACACCTTGCTGCTGGGGAAGAAGGTGGTGCTGGTACCCTACACCGCAGAGCACGTGCCTAG GTACCACGAGTGGATGAAATCTGAGGAGCTGCAGCGTTTGACCGCCTCCGAGCCACTGACACTGGAGCAGGAGTATTCGATGCAGCGGAGCTGGCGGGAGGACACGGCCA AGTGCACGTTCATTGTGCTGGATGCAGAGAAGTGGCAGGCCCGGCTGAGCACCACTGAAGAGAGCTGCATGGCGGGAGATGTAAACCTCTTTCTCACAGATCTAGGGGACCCTTCCCTGGGGGAGATTGAGGTCATGATCGCAG AGCCCAGCTGCAGGGGCAAAGGCTTTGGCACCGAGGCTGTTCTCATGATGATGTCATATG GTCTGACCAAGTTTGAGGCTAAAATTGGGCAAGGAAATGAACCGAGTATCCGGATGTTCCAGAAGCTGCACTTTGAGCAG GTGGCCGTGAGCAGCGTCTTCCAAGAGGTGACGTTTAGGCTGATAGTGAACGAGCATGAGCGGCAGTGGCTTCTGGAGCAGACCAGCCATGTGGAAGAGAAGTGCTATAGAGATGGGTCGTCGGAGTCCCACTGA